In Desulfatibacillum aliphaticivorans DSM 15576, one genomic interval encodes:
- a CDS encoding AAA family ATPase, whose product MTHTVNNAKPIFSVCGKGGVGKTAVSALMARAFLELGPRPVLLIDADPAGGLVSAVGEKADKTLAGARDQLISTARGAGDAEKTRLAQNLDYLVMEALVEGPGYSLLAMGRMEAKGCFCPANTLLREAIDLLAEPFAMVLIDAEAGLEQIARQVTRRVTRVIALSDGSSRSVQTIDLITQMVDPSIMGVIGNRVDRVDDLDLPPDVEFLGIIPEDDQVRVFDRQGRSLWDLPSDNPALTAAMAVAEKLINP is encoded by the coding sequence ATGACTCACACAGTGAATAACGCCAAACCCATATTTTCCGTGTGCGGAAAAGGCGGCGTGGGTAAAACCGCCGTTTCCGCCCTCATGGCCCGGGCCTTTTTGGAGTTGGGCCCGCGCCCCGTACTGCTGATCGACGCAGACCCGGCGGGCGGACTGGTTTCGGCTGTCGGTGAAAAAGCGGATAAAACCCTTGCCGGGGCCCGGGATCAACTCATCTCCACGGCGCGCGGCGCTGGGGATGCGGAAAAAACGCGTCTCGCCCAGAACCTGGATTATCTGGTCATGGAAGCCCTGGTGGAGGGACCGGGCTACTCGCTGCTGGCCATGGGACGCATGGAGGCCAAGGGCTGCTTTTGCCCGGCCAATACCCTTTTGAGGGAGGCTATCGACCTTTTGGCCGAGCCCTTCGCCATGGTGCTCATTGACGCGGAAGCGGGCCTGGAGCAGATCGCCAGGCAGGTGACCCGCCGCGTGACCAGGGTCATCGCCTTGTCCGACGGGTCCTCCCGCAGCGTCCAAACCATAGATTTGATAACCCAGATGGTGGATCCCTCCATCATGGGGGTCATCGGCAACCGGGTCGATAGGGTGGACGACCTGGACCTGCCCCCGGACGTGGAATTTTTGGGGATTATCCCTGAGGACGATCAGGTGCGCGTCTTTGACAGGCAAGGCCGCTCCCTGTGGGATTTGCCGTCTGACAATCCGGCCTTGACAGCCGCTATGGCCGTCGCGGAAAAGCTCATCAACCCATAA
- a CDS encoding 2-hydroxyacyl-CoA dehydratase subunit D, giving the protein MNQAVIPDFFRQILDQPVNNLVDQAQEQGKKAIAYTCSYVPQPLLSLDGVFPIRVRAPGVVGTPMADTYLSSVICSYTRSVLELALEWAFDSLDGWVFAASCDHLRRLYDNLDYLNKPAFNHMIDMPHRGGAAAEKWLTEEYKSLGAALAESFGVDASPQALSRSIKEHNAYLSVMREISKMRKQDNPPVTGAMFQTLLAASTSAPKDMVMDELKALLARLRESNEGKPYRARVLLAGSHCDDPGYIDVIEKTGGLVVAERTCTGSIPALAPIPENDAPYETLAGQALANISCPRMMESFQARVDEILEAVEEYRADGVVLQTMKFCDTWGVESGPMVQELRKAGVPILKLEREYTMSSEGQLQTRIQAFLESMGK; this is encoded by the coding sequence ATGAACCAAGCAGTCATACCGGACTTTTTTCGCCAAATTCTTGACCAACCGGTAAATAATCTGGTTGATCAGGCGCAAGAGCAGGGAAAAAAAGCCATTGCGTACACGTGCAGCTACGTCCCCCAGCCGCTCCTTTCCCTGGACGGGGTGTTTCCCATCCGGGTGCGGGCTCCGGGGGTGGTGGGAACGCCCATGGCCGACACCTATCTGTCGTCGGTGATTTGCTCTTACACCCGCAGCGTTTTGGAACTGGCCCTGGAGTGGGCTTTTGACTCTCTGGACGGCTGGGTGTTCGCCGCAAGCTGCGACCATCTCAGACGCTTATACGACAACCTGGATTATTTGAACAAACCGGCTTTCAACCACATGATCGACATGCCCCACCGAGGGGGGGCGGCCGCGGAAAAGTGGCTTACCGAGGAGTACAAGTCGTTGGGCGCGGCCCTGGCCGAATCGTTCGGGGTGGACGCAAGCCCCCAGGCTTTGTCCCGGTCCATCAAGGAGCACAACGCCTATCTTTCGGTCATGCGGGAAATCAGCAAAATGCGCAAACAGGACAACCCGCCCGTGACCGGCGCTATGTTCCAAACCTTGCTGGCCGCGTCAACCAGTGCGCCCAAGGATATGGTCATGGACGAGCTGAAAGCCCTGCTTGCCAGGCTTAGGGAGAGTAATGAAGGGAAGCCTTACAGAGCCAGGGTGCTTTTGGCGGGAAGCCACTGCGACGATCCCGGATACATTGACGTCATCGAAAAAACAGGTGGTCTGGTGGTCGCCGAGCGCACCTGCACCGGCTCCATCCCGGCTCTGGCCCCCATTCCCGAAAACGACGCTCCCTACGAAACTCTCGCCGGGCAGGCCTTGGCCAATATCAGTTGCCCGCGCATGATGGAGTCGTTTCAGGCCCGGGTGGATGAAATTCTGGAAGCGGTGGAGGAATATCGGGCGGACGGGGTGGTTTTGCAGACCATGAAATTCTGCGACACCTGGGGCGTGGAGTCCGGCCCCATGGTCCAGGAATTGCGCAAGGCCGGGGTCCCCATTTTAAAACTGGAACGGGAATACACCATGTCCAGCGAAGGGCAGTTGCAAACCCGCATCCAGGCGTTTTTGGAGAGCATGGGAAAATGA